The Streptomyces rubrogriseus genomic sequence TACCTCGTGAGGCGGTGGCATTCCTCACTGAGTACGTTCAGAATTACACCCCGGTAAGTTACGACGACGAGGCCTGATGTCCACACCTTCCACGCCCATTGGTGTATCCCTTTCGGTCCCGGAATCGTGGTGGGAGTTCGACATCCGTCCCGAAGGCCGGGAAGCTACGATCCGCGCCTTGGTGGAGGAACGCCTCGCCGAGACGCCCGAGCTGGCGCCGTATCGCGCCGACCTGACCGCCATGCTCCGGAAGATGGCCAAGGACGCCCACGACTCCGGTGCCCTCTACCTGGGCTGCATGGCGGAGAACTTCGACGGTGTCCCGCTCACCGCGACCGTCACCGTGTCCGTGCTCGGCGCCAAGAACAAGCAGGGGGTCGCTCTGTCCACCGATCCCCGGGCCATCGCCGACAGCCTGCGGACGATCACCGCGCGGCGTGAAGGCGACGCCTGGCGCAAGGTGACGACCGTCGACGTCCCCGAAGTGGGCCCGGCCGCGCGGACGTACGGCGTGGAGGACGTGCCCGTGGCGCCGGGCGACAGTCGTACCCTGCGTATGGCGCTGACGCAGACGTACATCCCCGTCCCGGGAACCACCGACCGGGTCGTCCTCGTCTCCGGAGCCAGCCCGGTGCTGGACCTCGCTGAGGCGTTCCACGACATCTTCGACGCTGTGACCAGCACCTTCCGTTTCGCCTGACCTGCAGAGAGGACTCCGGGCCATGGGCAAGAGCGACCTCGCACTCCCGTTGACCGAGCTGGAGGACTACGGGCGCCGGCTGCGGTCGCTCAAGACGCGGCTGAACCACACGAAGAAGCTCTTCGAGTCCTACAAGGACGACATCGGCGACGGCAGCGTCAACGACGCCCTCGGCGACTTCGAGTCCAACTGGGAGGACGGCCGCGAGGACATCACCCAGCAGCTCGACGCACTCGCGAGCATGTCGGACGCCGTGGTCCGCGAGTTCAAGAAGCTCGACGACGAACTCACCAAGCAGGTCAACGACGCCGTGAAGACGGAGGACAAGCGGGGCGGCAAGGGCGGCAAGGGCGGCGACAAGTAGCGATGGTCAGGGTGCCTGTGCCGCATCTCGTCGGCGAGCCGCAGCTGGAGTCCGACTTCGCCCCCGGCACGCTCTCCGACGAGCTGGCCGAGTCTCTGGCCGGATTCCTGGAGGAGGCGGAGCCCGTCCTGTTCTCACCGGGCACTCTGCCGGATCCGTTCTCCGACTCGGCTGACGTGCGCGTACGTGTGGGAGTCATGACCGACGGACGCTGGGTCTGGCCCCTCGCCTGGGCAGACCACGTCCGGCAGCACCGCGTGGCGCCGCCACCGGCATTCGTCCGGCACGCCGTCTCGCTCCGTTTCTCGGCCCCGGAGGTCAGCGTTGAACGAGCACTCGCCATCGCGCGGGCCGAAGGGCTCCCCCTGCCCGACTGAGGGCACCCGGGCGGCACGTACGGTCCGGGCCGTCGGGTTCTTCGACGAGCTCTCGCCCGGCTGGGGGTTCCCCACCGACGGCACGATCAAGGATGCGGTCAGGTCGTCGGCGGACAGCGACGGGCAACGACTCGTCGAGTACCTCCGGCAAGGCTCCGGCATCTGGTCGGAGATGGGCGCGCAGGCCGACGTGCTGGATCCCGAAGGGCCGGTCCTGGTGAGCGCCGGCTCCCTCCTCACGGACGGGGTCTGGCTCTGGCGGGAGGATCTCGCGTACTACGTGGGCAGGTACCACCTGGCTCTGCCCGGAGACTTCGTCGCGCGCGTCAGAGAGCTGGGCCACCGGCCACCGGAGGTCCCGGAAACCAGGCTCGTCGAGATCCTGACCCGGGATCTCGGGATCCCCATGGACTGAGCGCCGCCACTCAGCTCGCCGTTCACCCCACCTCGTTCTCCGCCACCGCCTCGCCGTGGACCACCACGTCGCCGCCGTAGAACATGCCGGTGAAGACCGGGGAGTAGGTGAGCTGGACCTCGACCTGCACCTGGGCCGCGTCGGCCGTGACGCAGTGGGTCGCGGCGATGTCCGCGCCGGTCATGTCCATCTCGGCGGCGAAGGCCTTGACCCGGGCGTTGCAGTTCTCGTAGTTGATGGGGGCGGGGCCGCCCACGTCGTCGTAGAGGGCCTCGCGGTCGATGTCCTGGGCGGCGTAGCGGGCGGCCTGTTCGGCGATGTCCGCCGCGCGTTCGCGCTTGGAGATGGACATGCCGCCGTCGATGACGAAGGCCGACAGGGACAGGAAGACCAGCGCGAAGATGATGACCGCGCCGGCGCCCGAGCCGCGGTCGTCCAGCCGGGTGCGTCGGTCCGCGAGCCAGTCGCGCACCTGGGTTCTCACGCCGTCCTCCGGTACGGGTCCAGCGGGGAGCTGAAGGTCGCCGACAGGGTCGTGGGGATGTTCAGGCCGATCGAGTCCAGGCCGCGCACCTCGCAGCTCACCTCGACCGTGAAGAGGGTGTCCGGTTCGAAGCCCGCGCTCTTCTGGACGACCGAGACCGGGCCGGAGCACACGTCCGCGAGGTTGGCCTCGGCGGCCTTCTTCGCCTCCGCCATCGCCGTACCGTGGTCCTTCTGGATCGAGCCCGCGCGGGCCGCGTCCCTGGCGGCGCCGTCGAGTGCGCCGCGGCCGTCGACGAGCTGGCCGAAGGCCACCAGGACGAGGATGAAGAGGATCATCACGGGGGCCAGGATGACCACCTCGATGGTGGACAGCCCCCGGTCGTCGCCCTCGTTGCGCAGCAGCCGACCGCCGCTGCGGCGGAAGGGGTTCATCTAGTTGCCCCCCTCCTGCACGAAGCGCTCGACCGGGCCCATCGACTGGGCGTGCACCGTCAGGTCCAGGCCCGGGAAGACGGTGGGGATACGGGCCGTGATCTCCACCCCGACCGTGTTCTGCTCCGGCTGGACCATCTTCACGTCGGGGGACAGGACCAGTTGCGGGCCGAGTTGGCGGATGTAGCTGTCGACCACGTCCCGGGCCTCGCCCCGCCACGCGCCGGGCTGGGCGTCCGCCGTCGCGCGGGCCTTGCGCGCGCCCGCCTGGGCCGCGGCCTGCGCCACGTGGTCCGCGAAGAAGTACAGACCGAACTGCACCGTCGCGAAGATCATGAAGAACAGGACCGGAGTGAGCAGCACGAACTCGATCGCGGTCATGCCGGAGTCGTCGCCGCGGGTGGTCGCGGCCTCCCGCGCGGCGTCCACCCTGCGGCGCACCCGTCTGTGCACGCCCCCGAGTGCGCCCTTGAGCACGCCGCGCACAGCGCCCGGCGTCCTCGTCCCCGTCCCCGTCCCCGTCTGTCCCGTCACGTCGTCCCCGTCACAGCGCCCATAGCTCTGGAGCCGCACGGCCGTACAGCGGCCGTGTACGGCCGGTCAGCAGGTCTTGCCCGCGTCCGCGCCCTTGATGCAGTCGCCGACCTTGTTGGCGCCGTCGCTGAGCGCGGCGTTGATGATGGCGGCCACCACGCCGACGATCGCGACGACGACCGCGGAGATGATGACCCACTCGACCGCGGAGGCGCCGCGGTCCAGCTCGCCGGAGCGGGCGCGCTCCACGCGGGCCCGCAGGAAGGTGATCAGGAAGTCGACGGGCACGATGCCCGTGGTGCCGGTGCGGAGGTTCCGTCCGTTCATGGTGGGTTCTGTCCTCTCGTGTCAGTTCTGGGAGCGAAGCGGCTCGGAGCTGCTCCATCTGGGCTGCGGCGGGTACGCCGGAAACTGCGTCACACCTGGAACACCCGCATCGCCGCCGGATAGATCAGGAACACCAGGAACCCGGCGCACAGCAGGAGCTGGGCCACGAGCATCGACTGGGACTTCTCGCCCGCGCTGCCCTCGATCTCGGAGAGTTCGCGGTGGCGCATGGTCTCGGCGCGGGAGGCGAGGGACTCACGGACCTTGGCGCCGTCGTCCGCCACCAGGGCGAGGGAGGCGGAGAGGTCCTTGAGTTCCTCGACACCCAGGTCCTCGCCGAGCTGTCCCAGCGCCTGCCACTGGCTGATGCCCGTGATGCGCGCGTCCGCCAGCGCGTTGCGGATGCGGTGGGTGGCCCAGCCGTCCGACACCTCCGCCGCCGCCATCAGCGCCTCCGGCAGACCGCGGCCGCCGGCCAGGCTCATGGAGACCAGGTCCAGGTACGCCCCGATCACACGCCGCAGGTCACGGCGCTTGTCGGCGGCGTCCCTGCGTACCTCCAGGTCGGGGAGGAAGAAGAAGAGCGCCGCGCAGAGCAGGGCCAGCCAGACCGGGATGATCGGACTGTCCCCGAAGCCGAGCTGCCAGACGATCGCGAACAGGAACGGGCCGAAGAACAAGCCGCCCACCGCCAGCAGCGCCTTCGTCGCCAGGAACTTCTCCCAGCTGCGGTCCAGCACCGCCAGGTCCGCGCGCAGCGAGCGCTGCTCCCAGCCCTGCTGGAGGTACAGCTCGGCGACCCGGGCGCCGACCTGGGCCCGCAGCGAACCGAGACGGCTGGTGTCCTTCGCCGCGCGGGACGACTCGTAGGCCGCCCCGCGCGCCCGCATCGCGTCGATGCGGGCGACCTGCTGGATCGGGCTGCGTCTGCTCGGCATCAGAGCACGGACCAGGGCGTAGATGCCCAGGCCGGTGACGGCGCCGACCAGGACCGGCATGGTCAGGTTCATCGTCGTACCCCCTCGTCCCCAGACGCCGGCGACGGCTGGGACGGTTGCGGCAGGCGCTGTACGGGCTGACCGGGGTGACCCGGCTGGCCCGGTGTGCGGGGGCGCACGAACTGGACGTCGGCGCCGTCCCGGACCAGGAAGCGCTCCGGGGTCTCGATGGTCGACAGCTTGCGCAGCCACCAGAAGCCCAGCGCGAACAGGCCGCACACGCAGACCAGGACCAGCTGGCCGACGGGCGAGCCGTACGGCTCGACGAAGTCCCGGTTGAAGATGGACAGGCCGAGGACGAAGAGGACCGAGACCGCGACCACGATCTGCACCGACCGGCGGGTCGACGCGCGCTGCGCCATCACGCGCTGGCGCATGTCGACCTCCTCGCGCGCGGAC encodes the following:
- a CDS encoding TadE/TadG family type IV pilus assembly protein gives rise to the protein MRTQVRDWLADRRTRLDDRGSGAGAVIIFALVFLSLSAFVIDGGMSISKRERAADIAEQAARYAAQDIDREALYDDVGGPAPINYENCNARVKAFAAEMDMTGADIAATHCVTADAAQVQVEVQLTYSPVFTGMFYGGDVVVHGEAVAENEVG
- a CDS encoding TadE/TadG family type IV pilus assembly protein, yielding MNPFRRSGGRLLRNEGDDRGLSTIEVVILAPVMILFILVLVAFGQLVDGRGALDGAARDAARAGSIQKDHGTAMAEAKKAAEANLADVCSGPVSVVQKSAGFEPDTLFTVEVSCEVRGLDSIGLNIPTTLSATFSSPLDPYRRTA
- a CDS encoding TadE family protein, yielding MTAIEFVLLTPVLFFMIFATVQFGLYFFADHVAQAAAQAGARKARATADAQPGAWRGEARDVVDSYIRQLGPQLVLSPDVKMVQPEQNTVGVEITARIPTVFPGLDLTVHAQSMGPVERFVQEGGN
- a CDS encoding type II secretion system F family protein, whose amino-acid sequence is MNLTMPVLVGAVTGLGIYALVRALMPSRRSPIQQVARIDAMRARGAAYESSRAAKDTSRLGSLRAQVGARVAELYLQQGWEQRSLRADLAVLDRSWEKFLATKALLAVGGLFFGPFLFAIVWQLGFGDSPIIPVWLALLCAALFFFLPDLEVRRDAADKRRDLRRVIGAYLDLVSMSLAGGRGLPEALMAAAEVSDGWATHRIRNALADARITGISQWQALGQLGEDLGVEELKDLSASLALVADDGAKVRESLASRAETMRHRELSEIEGSAGEKSQSMLVAQLLLCAGFLVFLIYPAAMRVFQV